A region of Leifsonia xyli DNA encodes the following proteins:
- a CDS encoding transporter, with product MPAAAWDPGTLRQAAGGLVALTVATFLAVTTEMLPVGVLPAIGRDIGVSDSVTGLLVTVYAFMVAVLAVPLTLSTARVSRKVLLTSTIVGYTISNALVAVAPDFGVLAAGRAFGGIAHALFFSVSIGYASRLVRPAFTGRALAIVTAGAAAGFVLGVPLSTSLGNAVGWRAAFGVLAGVCALTVVFVLVLLPAVPGGGTEHTGAGVGARRVRLGIVSTANAVVYLGQFTVYTFVSVLLLGAGLPEAGIGPVLLGLGAVGLLGTWFAGSMLDRRPRFVVLVLLSVLTLALVAVGLVFPTLGGTLAAAAFWGAAFGGVASVFQTAAIRTRGATPEVVGALVNSTANIGIGGGAAIGAAVLAGPGAGWLPYAGAALVLVGLVIVLVARRSFPSEP from the coding sequence TCGCCACGTTCCTCGCGGTCACCACTGAGATGCTCCCCGTCGGTGTGCTCCCGGCGATCGGGCGCGACATCGGGGTCAGCGACTCGGTGACCGGTCTGCTGGTGACGGTGTACGCGTTCATGGTGGCCGTGCTCGCCGTGCCGCTGACGCTGTCCACGGCCCGGGTGTCGCGCAAGGTACTGCTGACCTCCACGATCGTGGGCTACACGATCAGCAACGCGCTCGTCGCCGTGGCGCCGGACTTCGGAGTGCTGGCGGCCGGGCGCGCCTTCGGCGGTATCGCCCATGCCCTGTTCTTCTCGGTCAGCATCGGCTACGCCTCGCGGCTGGTCCGGCCGGCGTTCACGGGGCGGGCGCTCGCCATCGTCACGGCGGGTGCGGCGGCGGGATTCGTGCTCGGTGTGCCGCTCTCGACGTCGCTCGGGAACGCGGTCGGTTGGCGGGCCGCCTTCGGGGTGCTGGCGGGCGTGTGCGCGCTCACGGTGGTGTTCGTGCTCGTTCTGCTGCCGGCGGTCCCCGGCGGGGGGACGGAGCACACCGGCGCGGGGGTCGGAGCGCGTCGCGTGCGGCTCGGGATCGTGTCCACCGCCAACGCCGTGGTCTACCTGGGGCAGTTCACGGTCTACACCTTCGTGTCGGTGCTGCTCCTCGGCGCAGGGCTGCCGGAGGCGGGGATCGGCCCGGTCCTGCTGGGGCTCGGCGCGGTCGGACTGCTCGGGACGTGGTTCGCGGGGTCCATGCTCGACAGGCGGCCGCGCTTCGTGGTCCTGGTGCTGCTGAGCGTCCTGACCCTGGCGCTGGTCGCGGTGGGGCTCGTGTTCCCAACTCTCGGCGGGACGCTCGCCGCGGCCGCGTTCTGGGGCGCCGCATTCGGCGGGGTGGCGTCGGTGTTCCAGACCGCCGCCATCCGCACCCGCGGCGCGACCCCGGAGGTGGTCGGCGCGCTCGTCAACTCGACGGCGAACATCGGGATCGGCGGAGGCGCGGCGATCGGCGCCGCGGTGCTCGCCGGGCCCGGCGCCGGGTGGCTGCCGTACGCAGGTGCGGCGCTCGTGCTCGTGGGCCTGGTGATCGTACTGGTGGCCCGGCGGTCGTTCCCGTCCGAGCCCTGA